The segment GGGGAAGATGTTTTCACTTACCTGCTAAGCGACGGGCAAGGTGGAACCGACATGGCGAGTGTCTATATTACGGTAATTAGTGATCATTCAACTGCTAATCAACCACCGGTTGCCAATGAAGATGCCTATGTTACGAAGGAAAATGTAAAAGTAACAGGAAACATGCTGGAGAATGATTATGATCCGGATGGTAATCCACTCGTGTTTAATACTGAATTGGTTGTTCAACCTCCAGTAGGAACGGTTCAGGTATTTGTTGACGGTTCATTCGAATATATCCCGAAAGACGGATTTTCCGGGCAAGTGAACTTTACTTATCAGGTTTGCGATGACTTAACTCCTGCGATGTGCAATACTGCAGATGTCATTATTATTGTAGATCCGAATGCGAATGATAATATTACAGTTGCTGTTGATGATGCATTCTTTACCAAGATTAATAGTAAACTAATAAGAGATGTTTCATCAAATGACTATGACCCTGAAGATGATAATACAACCTATAGTTTAATGGATGCTTCGCTTCATGGAACGGTTACTCTTAATGCAGGCGGTTTCTTTACTTATACTCCAAATACTGATTATATCGGTCCTGATCAGTTTACTTATCAGGTTTGCGATGATGGAGATCCTTCGGCCTGTGACCACGCGACGGTTTACATTAATGTTTCAGAAGTAAACCATGCACCAAATGCAGTTGATGATTGGTTTAACCGTGAAGACAAAGCTGCAAATGTATTGGCCAATGATAGCGATCCCGATGGTGATGAACTGGTTTTAAATACAACTCCGGTTGTTGATGTAACTAATGGAAGTTTGGTTATAAACTCTGACGGAACTTATATCTACACACCGGATGAATTCTATTTCGGATTAGACTCGTTTACTTATGAGGTATGCGACAACGCACTGGTTCCATTATGTGATCAGGCAACTGTAGTTATTTTCCTTGATACAGATAAAGATGGAGCCGCTGATGTTGTCGATATTGACGATGATAATGATGGTATCCTTGATGTTGATGAAGGAGATCAAACTGTGGATTCGGATAATGACGGTATACCTGACAGCTTGGATATTGATTCGGATAATGACGGCATTACAGATAATCAAGAAAGTCAGGATGAAAAGAACTACGTTGCTCCAGTAGGAACTGATAGCGATGGCGATGGATGGGATGATGCCTATGATGATGATTCAGGCGGTACACCAATTATAATTGTTGATTCAGATGATGATGGTTTGGCTGATTTTGTTGATACTGATTCGGATAATGATGGAATCGATGATTCAACTGAAGGGCATGATGCGAATCATGACGGTGTTGCCGATGCAGTTCCAGTAGGAACAGATAGTGATGGTGATGGATTGGATGATGCTTATGATACAGTTGCTATTGGTGAGGATCCGGTAGCAAACGTAACAGGATCAAACGCACCGACCGACAATTCCGATGGTGATCAGGTTTCAGATTACCGAGATACTGATTCAGATAATGATGGACTGACCGATCAGGAAGAAGCGACTCAAAACAACGATCCTGACAATGATGGATTAGCCAATTACTTGGACATCGATTCCGATGGAGATGGTATTACCGATAACCAGGAAAGCCAACCGGAAGGAGCTTACGTTCCACCAATAGGTGAAGACACAGATGGAGATGGCATTGATGACGCCTATGATCCAGATAATGGAGGTACACCTATCGCGTCAATCGATTCCGATGGCGATGGTGATCCTGATTACTTGGATGAAGATTCGGACAACGATTCTGTTCCTGACAGCATTGAAGCACATGATGCCAATGGCGATGGAGTTGCAGATACCGCACCAAGCGGACAAGATTCGGACGGCGATGGATTAGATGATGCTTATGATACGACAAATGATTTTAATGATCCGTTAAACGTGATAGGAACGAATACTCCAAGCCCTAACTCAGATAATGATGTTTTATCGGATTGGAGAGATATTGATGATGATAACGATGGAATATTAACATCAGATGAAGTCAATAATTCTTCGGATAACGATAATGATGGTGTTATCGATTACTTGGATATTGATTCTGATAATGATGGTATTGTTGACAATTTTGAAGGACAAGATAATTTGACCAATTTGGTTTCATCAGCAGGAATTGATTCAGATGGTGATGGATTGGATGATGCCTATGATCCAGACACCGGAGGAACTCCAATTGGATTTACAGATACTGATGGCGATGGAATTAAAGATTACTTGGACGAAGATAGTGATAATGACCATGTGCCAGATTATATAGAAGCTCAGGATACTGATAAAAATGGTCAACCGGATATTGCTTATACAGATTCTGATTCAGACGGTGACGGACTCGATGATTCTAACGATAACGTTGCTGGTACGGGGAGTGCAGACAATTCGGCCGGAACTAATGTACCTCTTCAGGATAGTGATGGTGATGGTACACCAGATTGGAGGGACACTGATGACGATAATGATGGAATTGAAACCTCATTGAACGAAGACGATAATGGAGACGGTGATCCAACCAACGATGACTGTAATTATAATGGTATCCCGAATTATCTGGATGAAGAATCCTGTGATTTATTAATCCCTAATGGATTCTCTCCAAACGGTGATGGTATTAACGACTACTTCCGGGTGAGAGGAATATACCAATATCCAAATGCAAACATTGAAATCTATAACAGGTGGGGTACGAAAGTCTTTGAGAAAGAAAACTTCGGAAATATACCAATATACGGCGATCCGGATGCCTGGTGGGATGGACGTGCAAATGTAGGAGGAAGTTCAAACTCTGAGATCTTACCTTCGGGAACTTATTTTTTGGTTTTGATATTGGATGGTTCAACCATACACAAAGGAATCGTTTATATTAACCGATAAAATGCACTGACATGAAGATGATAAAAAATATATCAAAATACGTTTTAAGCTTACTGTTGTTAGTATCTTCAGTTATTGCATCGTTTGGTCAGCAAGATCCAATGTATAGTCAATACATGTTTAATATTCAGGCCTACAATCCGGCTTATGCCGGAACATGGGAAAGCCTTGGTTTGATGACTCTTGGTCGTCAGCAATGGACCGGCTTTGAAGATGGACCTCACACCTACACGTTTACTGGTCAGGCTCCGTTAAGAGGCAAAAATGTAGGCTTAGGCTTATCAATCATGAGTGATGATTTAGGATTTGAAAAACGATTTGCTGTTTTTACAGACTATTCTTTCAAGTTAAAAATGAGTGATGAAGTTTCGTTGAGACTGGGATTAAAAGCAGGTTTTACCAACTACGAGAATAACTTATACGATTATACGCTATATACTCCAGGAGGAGGAGGAGATCCTGCTTTTGAAGGCGTAATTGATAAAAAGTTTATGCCTAATTTTGGTGTTGGAGCATTCTTATATGCTGATAATTTTTATCTCGGTTTTTCCATTCCCAAAATTCTACAAAATGATTTTGAAACAGGAGTGGAAAATTATGATACCAATTATGAATTGAGGCATATGACCCTGATTGGTGGATACGTTTTTGAAATGAGTGATATGGTCAAATTTAAACCGTCATTTGCATCCAGATATGTAGCTGGAACAGCAATTGTTACAGATGTAAATGCTAGTTTTTTGTTTAACGACAAGTTTTGGCTTGGAGCGATGTACCGAAGTGCGGGAGCATTTGGGTTTAATACTCAATTTATTATTAACCGAAAACTACGACTCGGTTACGCCATCGATTTCAATACAACGAATATTAGTTCGTATGGCAAGGAAACGCATGAAGTTATGATATCCTATGAATTGAATTTTGTGAAAACTCGTTACACATCACCACGTTATTTCTAACAATAGAAAAATTCTAATGATATGAAGAAAAGATACATTCAGATATTTATATTCATCCTGATTGCTTTTAGCGGGCATGCACAAAAAAGTCTTTTTGACGATGTTGATATGTCGATTGACACATTACAAAATATTAATACACCATACAGCGATTTTGGGCCTGCAATTATTGAAGATGAGTTAATCTTTTCTTCTTACACAGAGGAAGCCGGTAAAAAATCAGACAAGAAAAATAAAGCCTTTTACGATCTGTTTTCTTCTGATCTGAATCTGATGGGAAATATAATTACTGATCGAAGAAAACTGACAACCATGATATCGCAATATCATGAAGGACCTTTAACCTTTTGCGAGAACACCGGAGAGTTGTTTTTAACCCAATCAAACTGGGAAAATCCTCAGGAGTTGAATATTGTTTTCAAAAAGAAAAATATTCGTTTGGGAATAGTCATTTACGAAAAGACTGCTTTAACCTGGCAGTTTAAAGAGAAGTTCCCCTACAATAGCAGCGAATACTCAGTGGCACATCCTACCATTAGTGAATCAGGAGACACCTTAATTTTTGTAAGCGATATGCCCGGAGGAATGGGGATGACTGATTTGTTCTATTGCGTCCGCCAGGATACTGGTTGGTCAAAGCCAATTAACCTTGGACCGAAGGTAAATACAAGAGGAAAAGAAATGTTTCCATTCTTGAATAGTGATGGTAGCCTGGTGTTTTCATCCGATGGTCATGCAGGTGAGGGAAATCTGGATCTGTTTTACATCGACTTCCCGATTACAGAATACAGTCAACGTTCAACATTCACAAATAATATAAATTCACCTGCTGACGATTTTGGATTGGTTGTTCATCCCAATCAACGTACTGGTTACTTCTCTTCCAATCGAGAGGGTGGAGTTGGTGATGATGATATTTATTATCTGAAAATGGAAGATTACCGATTTAATATCCTGACGCTTTCAAATTATACCAAACGTGCTTTAATTGGTGCGAATGTAAATATTATTGACGGGGATGGACAGGTTGCAGCAACCGGGCAGTCGGACAGCGATGGTAAAATGTCAGTTAAACTGGAAGTCGATAAAAAATATACCTTAATTGCTTCTATCGATAATTATCTGGATCAGGTGGTCGATTTGGATTTGACGAATGAAGGAGATTTTGTTGATAAGAACTACAAGGTTTATCTGGATCCGGAATTTGTATTCCAGGGGCAAGTGGTCGATATCTTGGGGAATATTCCAATTCCTGATGCGATGTTAACAATTAATGATGGTACTGACATTGATACGATTTATGCCGATTATCAAGGTCAGTTTAAGCATAATATTGAGCCCGAAAAAGACTATAAGGTGAATGTAACAGCTTATAATTTCTTTGGAACTGATATCGATTTCAATACCGTTGGAATGAAACCGGGACTTATTGATTACCTGGTACAATTGTACTCGTTGGATGCAGGAACTCGAATCGAGCTTGAAAACATATACTACGACCTGGCAAAATGGAATATTCGGCCTGATGCGGCCCAGGAACTGGATAAGTTGGTTTCTGTACTGGAAGAATATCCTGACTTGCAAATTCGTTTAGAGTCGCATACTGACTCCCGTGGTGGAGATGAGTTTAACATGGAGCTGTCCCGAAAACGTTCCAAATCAGCGTTCCACTATCTCGTGTCTAAAGGAATCGATCCTAGCCGGGTTGAACACGTTGGATTTGGTGAATCTCAGCTAGTGAACAAGTGTGATGATGGTGTAAACTGTACAGAAGCGGAACACGCCGAAAACCGTCGTACAGTTGTTGAAATCCTGAAAGCTAAGGTTACACGAAGAAGTAAGGGTAATATCTTCTACTTCTAATCGAGGATTTTCTCTTAGCATGTTTTAATATATTGGTTGTTGAAAAAAGCGGACTGAATTAATTTTCAGCTCGCTTTTTTCGTTTTAAGATTTGCCGAAGAAAATAAGTGAACTTTTTTAAGAGAAAACTAATCTCAAGTTATAAAAGCAAAAGAAAGTGCAAGTCAGACATTCATAAATTCAGTGTAAACAAATAGTGGGTTGATTTGCTTTTATTATTAATTAAGTTGAAAGCCAAATACAAAACGCTTATTTTTGCCGTTTAATGATTTTGAATAAGGGAATATGAAGAGGAATTTGAGGCGAATAGTTTACACTGTATTTATAGTTGCATTAGTGCTTGGTGGTTACCAGCTTTTGGAGTCATCAGCTTATCCGGAACAAACTCCAGAGCGAGTAAAAAAGCATTTTTACAGTTCCGTAGAAGTGCCTGATTCATTAATATTTGCAGGAGAGGAGGTGCCACTGGAATACTTTGACGTCTTTGAGAGTCTTGATCGGGAGTTATTGGTCAATTCGTATTTTCATTCTCAAACGCTTCGTTTCATAAAAATGGCTCCGCGTTTCTTTTCCATTATCGAACCAATTTTAAAAGAGGACAGTATTCCTTCGGATTTTAAATACCTCGCCCTG is part of the uncultured Sunxiuqinia sp. genome and harbors:
- a CDS encoding Ig-like domain-containing protein, translated to MICTTVGNLVITQSPAAGTTVTTGVNVVTITVTDQAGNETSCDVNFTVVDNTDPVITSCATAESADADGSCEALVPDFTGDVTASDNCTTVGNLVITQSPAAGTTVTTGVNVVTIAVTDQAGNETSCDVNFTVIDNTDPVITSCATAESADADGSCEALVPDFTGDVTASDNCTTVGNLVITQSPAAGTTVTTGVNVVTITVTDQAGNETSCDVNFTVVDNTDPVITSCATAESADADGSCEALVPDFTGDVTASDNCTTVGNLVITQSPAAGTTVTTGVNVVTITVTDQASNETSCDVNFTVVDNTDPVITSCATAESADADGSCEALVPDFTGDVTASDNCTTVGNLVITQSPAAGTTVTTGVNVVTITVTDQAGNETSCDVNFTVSDVNPPTFTCNDVTVELDESDQYAITDEDITLIVTDLEDNCSGIDGEISISLDTEVFTCATLGAQTVTVTVSDEAGNIATCDVTITVVDTIPPTITCSGDVTATIQSNGTCTGIVSVPSPTVSDNCGVVSVINDFNSSSNASGNYPAGETVVTWMVTDNSGNTETCTQTINVIAEPQAINDSRSTPEDTPITIAVLANDLDCDDNLVNSSLEITSDPTNGVVVVNSNGTVTYTPNTNYNGSDQFTYQICDAYGQCDEATVTINVTPVNDPPVAVDDLNNTFVNQETTGKVLTNDYDIDGNSLSTTLQSGPSNGTLVFNTDGTYSYTPNAGYLGEDVFTYLLSDGQGGTDMASVYITVISDHSTANQPPVANEDAYVTKENVKVTGNMLENDYDPDGNPLVFNTELVVQPPVGTVQVFVDGSFEYIPKDGFSGQVNFTYQVCDDLTPAMCNTADVIIIVDPNANDNITVAVDDAFFTKINSKLIRDVSSNDYDPEDDNTTYSLMDASLHGTVTLNAGGFFTYTPNTDYIGPDQFTYQVCDDGDPSACDHATVYINVSEVNHAPNAVDDWFNREDKAANVLANDSDPDGDELVLNTTPVVDVTNGSLVINSDGTYIYTPDEFYFGLDSFTYEVCDNALVPLCDQATVVIFLDTDKDGAADVVDIDDDNDGILDVDEGDQTVDSDNDGIPDSLDIDSDNDGITDNQESQDEKNYVAPVGTDSDGDGWDDAYDDDSGGTPIIIVDSDDDGLADFVDTDSDNDGIDDSTEGHDANHDGVADAVPVGTDSDGDGLDDAYDTVAIGEDPVANVTGSNAPTDNSDGDQVSDYRDTDSDNDGLTDQEEATQNNDPDNDGLANYLDIDSDGDGITDNQESQPEGAYVPPIGEDTDGDGIDDAYDPDNGGTPIASIDSDGDGDPDYLDEDSDNDSVPDSIEAHDANGDGVADTAPSGQDSDGDGLDDAYDTTNDFNDPLNVIGTNTPSPNSDNDVLSDWRDIDDDNDGILTSDEVNNSSDNDNDGVIDYLDIDSDNDGIVDNFEGQDNLTNLVSSAGIDSDGDGLDDAYDPDTGGTPIGFTDTDGDGIKDYLDEDSDNDHVPDYIEAQDTDKNGQPDIAYTDSDSDGDGLDDSNDNVAGTGSADNSAGTNVPLQDSDGDGTPDWRDTDDDNDGIETSLNEDDNGDGDPTNDDCNYNGIPNYLDEESCDLLIPNGFSPNGDGINDYFRVRGIYQYPNANIEIYNRWGTKVFEKENFGNIPIYGDPDAWWDGRANVGGSSNSEILPSGTYFLVLILDGSTIHKGIVYINR
- a CDS encoding OmpA family protein, which codes for MKKRYIQIFIFILIAFSGHAQKSLFDDVDMSIDTLQNINTPYSDFGPAIIEDELIFSSYTEEAGKKSDKKNKAFYDLFSSDLNLMGNIITDRRKLTTMISQYHEGPLTFCENTGELFLTQSNWENPQELNIVFKKKNIRLGIVIYEKTALTWQFKEKFPYNSSEYSVAHPTISESGDTLIFVSDMPGGMGMTDLFYCVRQDTGWSKPINLGPKVNTRGKEMFPFLNSDGSLVFSSDGHAGEGNLDLFYIDFPITEYSQRSTFTNNINSPADDFGLVVHPNQRTGYFSSNREGGVGDDDIYYLKMEDYRFNILTLSNYTKRALIGANVNIIDGDGQVAATGQSDSDGKMSVKLEVDKKYTLIASIDNYLDQVVDLDLTNEGDFVDKNYKVYLDPEFVFQGQVVDILGNIPIPDAMLTINDGTDIDTIYADYQGQFKHNIEPEKDYKVNVTAYNFFGTDIDFNTVGMKPGLIDYLVQLYSLDAGTRIELENIYYDLAKWNIRPDAAQELDKLVSVLEEYPDLQIRLESHTDSRGGDEFNMELSRKRSKSAFHYLVSKGIDPSRVEHVGFGESQLVNKCDDGVNCTEAEHAENRRTVVEILKAKVTRRSKGNIFYF
- a CDS encoding type IX secretion system membrane protein PorP/SprF; its protein translation is MKMIKNISKYVLSLLLLVSSVIASFGQQDPMYSQYMFNIQAYNPAYAGTWESLGLMTLGRQQWTGFEDGPHTYTFTGQAPLRGKNVGLGLSIMSDDLGFEKRFAVFTDYSFKLKMSDEVSLRLGLKAGFTNYENNLYDYTLYTPGGGGDPAFEGVIDKKFMPNFGVGAFLYADNFYLGFSIPKILQNDFETGVENYDTNYELRHMTLIGGYVFEMSDMVKFKPSFASRYVAGTAIVTDVNASFLFNDKFWLGAMYRSAGAFGFNTQFIINRKLRLGYAIDFNTTNISSYGKETHEVMISYELNFVKTRYTSPRYF